A single Populus nigra chromosome 13, ddPopNigr1.1, whole genome shotgun sequence DNA region contains:
- the LOC133671288 gene encoding uncharacterized protein LOC133671288 gives MWPVVVIFAGGFLSGLVTLVALQALGVYVLIKRLNRKTQQQQASHSSSSPPHHQDLDPQQSLDYAHNKKGYVWVLDSDQVLKNWPVEKVQKDQKKKKELLEVTPIRKQAKIKDRSLILTDSGGSHRVIPLKGCAIEAVSATSLPSRKWAKRFPIKVESKTSPIYNASKTVFIFLETSWEKESWCKALRLASSDDQEKLNRLIKLNEEFLHYLTSLNTEYPSFMKPSVGFYVEPIDRASRFDGSESKVRLFWKKLARKASKSGVENKVSSLLGREERKINDKCHPSHDPAFSGSVGKNDPTLKAPITSEEENISLPSSSTSSRASSLSQVQVISDADADEKLNVDEGTLCWNLIISRLFFDAKSNDRMKSLTQARIQRTLSNMRTPSYIGEVICTDLNLGNLPPYIHGIRVLPTHMNEVWAWEVDIEYCGGLVLDIETRLEVRDLDLQKGVVDTDVGSSSVRDASSDLLEGFEHLGKQLNFSEGAVDSREWKDEGNPKSDKLKDSKSGISTSTNVSRWKSLLNSVAKQVSQVPLSLSIRLGSLRGTVRLHIKPPPSDQLWFGFTSTPDVEFELESSVGERKITSGQVALYLINKFKAAIRETMVLPNCESVCIPWMLAEKNDWVPRNVAPFIWINQEAASDNVTALELLNSQLDAKTKIEAGRETSYDHPESKHQKPRNTENVQPPYSDSSDDLTQALSSNKPSMKNDKSSQDLISPLLANSEAQETGQNSSGYASESQSPSRSLISLEKQTRSVEEDDSRPKKMGRRAKMLDLGKKMGEKFEEKRRNIEEKGRNIVDKMRGP, from the exons ATGTGGCCCGTGGTAGTAATATTCGCTGGTGGCTTTCTTTCTGGCCTGGTTACTCTTGTTGCTTTACAAGCTCTGGgtgtttatgttttgattaaaaGATTGAATCGAAAGACTCAACAACAACAAGCAtcacattcttcttcttctcctccacaTCATCAAGACCTCGATCCCCAACAGTCCCTTGATTATGCCCATAACAAGAAG GGATATGTCTGGGTTCTTGATTCAGATCAGGTTCTGAAAAATTGGCCAGTGGAAAAAGTACAGAAagatcaaaagaagaaaaaggagctCCTTGAGGTCACTCCCATCCGAAAACAGGCAAAAATCAAGGACAGGTCACTTATTTTGACAGATTCAGGTGGCTCACATAGAGTTATTCCTTTGAAAGGTTGTGCAATAGAAGCTGTGTCAGCTACAAGCCTTCCATCAAGAAAATG GGCCAAAAGATTTCCAATAAAAGTGGAAAGCAAAACATCACCAATATATAATGCAAGTAAGACAGTTTTTATATTTCTTGAGACATCCTGGGAGAAGGAGTCATGGTGTAAAGCCCTCCGTCTTGCTTCGAGTGATGACCAAGAAAAACTTAATCGGTTAATCAAGTTGAATGAAGAGTTCCTGCATTATTTGACATCCTTAAATACAGAATACCCTTCATTTATGAAACCCTCTGTTGGTTTCTATGTTGAGCCAATTGATAGGGCCAGTAGGTTTGATGGTTCTGAATCAAAGGTTCGCCTGTTTTGGAAAAAGCTTGCCAGAAAGGCATCAAAGAGTGGTGTAGAAAATAAGGTGAGTTCCTTGTTAGGTCGTGAAGAGAGAAAGATTAATGATAAATGTCATCCATCCCATGACCCAGCTTTTTCTGGTAGTGTGGGAAAGAATGATCCAACATTGAAGGCACCTATCACCTCCGAGGAAGAAAATATTTCGTTACCTTCATCATCAACCAGTTCCCGTGCCTCAAGCCTAAGCCAGGTTCAAGTCATTTCTGATGCAGACGCTGATGAAAAGTTAAATGTTGATGAGGGAACACTCTGCTGGAACTTGATTATTTCTCGGCTCTTTTTTGATGCCAAAAGCAATGACAGGATGAAGAGTTTAACGCAAGCGCGGATTCAG AGAACTTTGTCCAATATGAGGACCCCCAGTTACATTGGCGAAGTCATATGTACTGATCTAAACCTTGGGAATCTCCCGCCTTATATCCATGGTATTAGGGTTCTTCCTACACACATGAATGAGGTATGGGCATGGGAAGTTGATATCGAATATTGTGGCGGGTTAGTGCTAGATATTGAAACAAGACTGGAAGTTCGTGACCTAGATTTGCAGAAAGGTGTGGTGGATACAGACGTGGGATCCAGCTCTGTTAGGGATGCTTCGTCAGACCTTCTGGAAGGTTTTGAACATCTTGGAAAGCAGTTGAATTTTTCTGAAGGGGCTGTTGATTCACGAGAATGGAAGGATGAGGGTAATCCTAAGTCTG ATAAATTAAAGGACTCTAAGAGTGGCATATCAACATCAACAAATGTATCTAGGTGGAAGTCCCTCCTTAATTCTGTTGCAAAACAGGTTTCACAG GTGCCACTCTCTTTGTCAATAAGGTTAGGATCCCTTCGTGGAACAGTGCGATTACATATTAAGCCACCTCCTTCTGATCAGTTATGGTTTGGCTTCACATCCACGCCTGATGTGGAGTTTGAGTTGGAGTCTTCTGTTGGGGAACGCAAGATCACTAGTGGGCAAGTAGCGTTATACCTGATCAATAAATTTAAG GCTGCAATCCGGGAGACAATGGTTCTTCCAAATTGTGAAAGCGTGTGCATTCCCTGGATGTTAGCAGAAAAGAATGACTGGGTCCCTCGAAATGTTGCTCCTTTTATATGGATTAATCAAGAAGCCGCTAGTGATAATGTCACTGCACTTGAACTACTGAACTCCCAACTTGATGCAAAAACCAAGATTGAAGCTGGCAGGGAAACCTCATACGATCATCCAGAAAGCAAGCATCAAAAACCAAGGAATACTGAAAATGTTCAACCACCATATTCTGATTCTTCAGATGATTTGACTCAAGCATTAAGCTCTAACAAGCCATCAATGAAAAATGACAAGTCATCGCAAGATCTAATAAGTCCTTTGTTGGCAAACAGTGAAGCGCAAGAAACTGGCCAAAACAGCTCAGGGTATGCCTCGGAAAGTCAATCACCATCTAGGTCTCTGATATCTCTGGAAAAACAGACTCGTTCTGTTGAAGAAGACGATTCAAGACCAAAGAAAATGGGAAGGAGGGCAAAGATGCTTGATCTAGGGAAGAAGATGGGGgagaaatttgaagaaaagagGCGCAATATTGAAGAAAAGGGTAGGAATATCGTTGACAAGATGCGAGGACCATGA